One region of Diabrotica undecimpunctata isolate CICGRU chromosome 6, icDiaUnde3, whole genome shotgun sequence genomic DNA includes:
- the LOC140444458 gene encoding uncharacterized protein, with protein sequence MPYDYIDSFKKFCENSLPPIESFYNKLKDKPRPLQHYRRAQVVWSSFNCSTLGDYVDLYMKTDILLLVDIFERFRSSSLQTYNLDSAHYYTLPDFTWDAMLKYTGQELELLTDPDMHLFVERGIRGGLSQVCSKRRMKANNPYINNYDPSKPKTFLMYFDVNNQYGWAMSQYLPYGGFEWVDANIDVLSIADDASEGYVLEVDLEYPQHLHKDIPFCPESLNSKTMLPPTRPREQTKLMATLQDKERYVIHYRALKQALANGLILKKIHRVLKFKQAPWLKSFIDLNTNLRKAAKNEFEKDLLKLMNNAVFGRTMESVRKRVDIKLLTLWEGRYGAEAKISSPLFKNATIFSENLVAVEMLRAEIWLDKPIYIGMSILDLAKTTIYDFQYGYLAGRFGENFTTCYTDTDSVIVEIREQNPYEAMKEDCYKYFDTSDYRKDNIYGIPPQVNKKVLGMMNDENEGRIMTDYIGLRSKLYTTKVAITEDKIEKKRRELKEEEYEDDEIDTIIKNWA encoded by the coding sequence ATGCCATATGATTATAtagattcatttaaaaaattctgtGAGAATTCTTTGCCTCCTATTGAGTCCTTTTACAATAAACTTAAAGATAAGCCACGTCCTCTTCAACATTATCGTCGCGCTCAAGTAGTCTGGTCGTCATTCAATTGTTCAACTCTCGGGGATTATGTCGATTTATATATGAAAACtgacattcttcttcttgtagatATCTTTGAGCGATTCCGATCCAGCTCTCTTCAAACTTATAATCTTGACTCTGCTCACTATTATACTTTACCAGACTTTACgtgggatgcaatgcttaaatatacAGGTCAAGAACTGGAGCTTTTAACCGATCCTGACATGCATTTGTTTGTTGAACGTGGTATTCGTGGTGGTCTTAGTCAAGTTTGCTCTAAAAGACGTATGAAAGCTAACAATCCATACATCAACAACTATGACCCATCTAAACCAAAAACGTTCCTTATGTATTTTGATGTTAATAATCAGTATGGTTGGGCCATGTCTCAATATCTTCCATATgggggtttcgagtgggtcgatGCCAATATTGATGTCCTTTCCATTGCTGACGATGCTTCTGAAGGGTACGTTCTCGAGGTTGATCTGGAGTACCCTCAACATCTTCATAAAGATATCCCGTTTTGTCCTGAGTCTTTAAATTCTAAGACTATGCTTCCTCCTACACGTCCGCGAGAGCAGACTAAATTGATGGCCACCCTACAAGATAAAGAAAGATATGTAATACATTATAGAGCACTAAAACAGGCGCTTGCAAATGGATTGATCCTGAAAAAGATACATAGAGTATTGAAATTCAAACAGGCTCCATGGTTAAAGTCATTCATCGATCTTAATACAAATCTCCGGAAGGCAGCGAAAAATGAGTTTGAAAAGGATCTTTTAAAGCTTATGAATAATGCAGTGTTCGGGAGGACTATGGAATCAGTGCGCAAGCGCGTTGATATAAAGTTGCTTACTTTGTGGGAGGGTCGTTACGGAGCTGAAGCTAAAATAAGTAGCCCATTGTTTAAGAATGCAACGATTTTTAGTGAAAACTTGGTAGCTGTTGAGATGCTTAGAGCTGAAATATGGCTAGATAAACCAATCTATATCGGAATGAGTATTTTAGACTTGGCTAAAACGACAATCTATGATTTTCAATATGGATACTTAGCTGGCAGGTTTGGAGAAAACTTTACAACTTGCTATACTGATACCGATAGTGTAATCGTGGAAATACGTGAACAAAATCCATATGAGGCTATGAAAGAAGATTGCTACAAATATTTTGATACCTCAGACTATCgtaaagacaatatttatggTATCCCCCCTCAGGTTAACAAGAAGGTGTTGGGTATGATGAACGATGAGAATGAAGGCCGAATAATGACTGACTACATAGGGCTCCGATCTAAATTGTATACAACAAAAGTAGCTATCACAGAAGATAAGATCGAAAAAAAGAGGAGGgagttaaaagaagaagaatatgaggaTGATGAGATTgatacaattattaaaaattgggCTTGA